A single Kribbella aluminosa DNA region contains:
- a CDS encoding ABC transporter substrate-binding protein, with translation MAACSNGDGKAAGSGSGSGATVLNIGMPNGPQTENNNPFLGSSAGASLGYRWMIYEPLVMINGIKPTEPGKPWLATEWKWDANFTKLSFTIRDGVKWSDGKPLTADDVAYSFQLRKDHDALNTDAIPYGTITASGTKVDLTFPRSQFTNQNKILTVFVVPKHQWSTIADPTQDTLKNPIGTGPYTVKSFTPQTTTLTLRDSYWQDLPKVKELRYTSYNDNNAQTTALANGSSEWSFVFVPNVKAVYQDKDPKNHKLWFPANLGIHGLWINTTKKPFDNPALRRAMNLVINRDDIFQQGEAGYFYPKVESVTGIPTPAGASFIAPEYKDKNHSVDLDGAKKELSAAGFKLEGDVLKDPAGKPVTITLTDPAGWSDYQTDLEIIRDNLSTIGIKATVDKANQDAWFKNIDTGNFDAAMHWTNGGATPFDIYQNIMDGKILKPVGKGGVSGNYGRFNSPEATKALDQYANAADDATRTAALNTLQKIMVEQMPIIPTSASNVGGLYSTKNWVGWPDEQNQYGPAQPTQQNALQIILNLKPAGSQ, from the coding sequence TTGGCTGCTTGTAGTAACGGGGACGGGAAGGCCGCCGGCAGTGGCTCGGGCAGCGGCGCGACCGTACTGAACATCGGCATGCCGAACGGTCCGCAGACCGAGAACAACAACCCGTTCCTCGGCTCCTCCGCGGGTGCCTCGCTGGGCTACCGGTGGATGATCTACGAGCCGCTGGTGATGATCAACGGGATCAAGCCGACCGAGCCCGGCAAGCCCTGGCTGGCGACCGAGTGGAAGTGGGACGCCAACTTCACCAAGCTGTCGTTCACGATCCGCGACGGCGTGAAGTGGTCCGACGGCAAGCCGCTGACCGCGGACGACGTGGCGTACTCGTTCCAGCTGCGCAAGGACCACGACGCGCTGAACACCGACGCGATCCCGTACGGCACGATCACCGCCTCCGGAACCAAGGTGGACCTGACCTTCCCCCGGTCGCAGTTCACCAACCAGAACAAGATCCTGACCGTGTTCGTGGTACCGAAGCACCAGTGGTCGACGATCGCGGACCCGACCCAGGACACCCTGAAGAACCCGATCGGCACCGGCCCGTACACGGTCAAGTCGTTCACCCCGCAGACGACCACGCTGACGCTGCGGGACTCGTACTGGCAGGACCTGCCGAAGGTCAAGGAGCTCCGGTACACGTCGTACAACGACAACAACGCGCAGACCACCGCGCTGGCGAACGGCTCGTCGGAGTGGAGCTTCGTCTTCGTCCCGAACGTCAAGGCCGTCTACCAGGACAAGGACCCGAAGAACCACAAGCTCTGGTTCCCGGCGAACCTCGGCATCCACGGCCTGTGGATCAACACCACCAAGAAGCCGTTCGACAACCCGGCGCTGCGCCGCGCGATGAACCTGGTGATCAACCGCGACGACATCTTCCAGCAGGGCGAGGCCGGCTACTTCTACCCGAAGGTGGAGTCCGTCACCGGCATCCCCACACCGGCCGGTGCGTCCTTCATTGCCCCGGAGTACAAGGACAAGAACCACTCGGTCGACCTCGACGGCGCGAAGAAGGAGCTCTCCGCCGCGGGCTTCAAGCTCGAGGGCGACGTACTGAAGGACCCGGCCGGCAAGCCGGTGACGATCACGCTGACCGATCCGGCCGGCTGGTCGGACTACCAGACCGACCTGGAGATCATCAGGGACAACCTGTCCACGATCGGGATCAAGGCGACCGTCGACAAGGCCAACCAGGACGCCTGGTTCAAGAACATCGACACCGGCAACTTCGACGCCGCGATGCACTGGACCAACGGCGGCGCGACGCCGTTCGACATCTACCAGAACATCATGGACGGCAAGATCCTGAAGCCGGTCGGCAAGGGCGGTGTCAGCGGCAACTACGGGCGGTTCAACAGCCCGGAGGCGACCAAGGCGCTGGACCAGTACGCGAACGCCGCGGACGACGCGACCCGGACCGCCGCGCTGAACACGCTGCAGAAGATCATGGTCGAGCAGATGCCGATCATCCCCACCTCGGCGTCCAATGTCGGCGGTCTCTACAGCACCAAGAACTGGGTCGGCTGGCCCGACGAGCAGAACCAGTACGGGCCTGCGCAGCCGACCCAGCAGAACGCTCTGCAAATCATCCTGAACCTGAAGCCGGCCGGCAGCCAGTGA
- a CDS encoding LacI family DNA-binding transcriptional regulator → MSITIADVAARAGVSKTTVSRVLNGKGELDLRTAERVRQVIEELGYVPSARAVGLARGRTRIVGMLVPSLTWPWMGEVLQGAVDVVESEGYGLLLFTFNRGAESMQQFASQVSSQSFDGLLVIEPEGTLTYIEQLHARGLPVVLIDDRDHRPQFPSVATTNYAGGESAARHLLELGRRRPLVITGVERFGCTHERLDGFRDTYAEAGIELDPRLVYEGDFTYESGRRGVQQALDERLEFDAVFAHNDLSAGGAIQAVRETGRNVPSDVSVVGFDDIPYAEHTEPPLTTVHQPMRQMGQAAARMLMAHFAGTPLPTHPLVLPTTLIVRSSTAPKPAHRLPLTSEEARARTHSSSDARGMAGQ, encoded by the coding sequence GTGTCCATCACGATCGCCGATGTCGCGGCCCGTGCCGGCGTCAGCAAGACCACCGTGTCGCGCGTCCTCAACGGCAAGGGCGAGCTGGACCTGCGGACCGCCGAACGTGTCCGGCAGGTGATCGAGGAGCTCGGGTACGTGCCGAGCGCCCGCGCCGTCGGGCTGGCCCGCGGCCGGACCCGGATCGTCGGGATGCTGGTCCCGTCGCTGACCTGGCCGTGGATGGGCGAGGTGCTGCAGGGCGCCGTCGACGTGGTCGAGAGCGAGGGCTACGGACTGCTGCTGTTCACCTTCAACCGGGGTGCGGAATCCATGCAGCAGTTCGCGTCCCAGGTCTCGTCGCAGTCCTTCGACGGCCTGCTGGTGATCGAGCCCGAGGGCACGCTCACCTACATCGAGCAGCTGCACGCCCGCGGCCTGCCGGTGGTCCTGATCGACGACCGCGACCACCGCCCGCAGTTCCCGTCCGTTGCGACCACCAACTACGCCGGCGGCGAGTCCGCCGCCCGGCACCTGCTGGAGCTCGGCCGCCGCCGGCCACTGGTGATCACCGGCGTCGAGCGCTTCGGCTGCACCCACGAACGCCTGGACGGTTTCCGCGACACCTACGCGGAGGCCGGGATCGAGCTCGACCCGAGACTCGTGTACGAGGGCGACTTCACCTACGAGAGCGGGCGCCGCGGCGTCCAGCAGGCACTCGACGAGCGTCTCGAGTTCGACGCGGTCTTCGCGCACAACGACCTGTCCGCCGGTGGCGCGATCCAGGCCGTCCGGGAGACCGGGCGGAACGTGCCGAGCGACGTCTCCGTGGTCGGCTTCGACGACATCCCGTACGCCGAACACACCGAGCCGCCCCTCACCACGGTGCACCAACCGATGCGCCAGATGGGCCAGGCCGCGGCCCGGATGCTGATGGCGCACTTCGCCGGTACGCCGCTCCCCACCCACCCTCTCGTCCTCCCGACAACCCTCATCGTCCGCAGCTCCACCGCCCCGAAACCCGCCCACCGCCTCCCCCTTACGTCCGAAGAAGCGAGGGCTCGCACCCACAGTTCTTCGGACGCAAGGGGGATGGCGGGGCAGTAG
- a CDS encoding ROK family transcriptional regulator gives MEVRRTTVRDMRRSNRSVILTSIYREGPLSRQELTVRTSLSAASVSNLVAELIAEGVVEEAGSVESEGGRPRVLLRVAPTFRYVVGAEVGETRVRVELFDLAMNVLARADHPISSPTPEEVVKHVLEGLSTVIAASGVRSGQILGLGVAVSGVVEDNAVVDAQTLGWDAVPLGPMLAEGIGIPVHVDNGANMLGQAEMWFGAGRGATDAVVALVGSGVGSALVAGGSSYRGTRSSAGEWGHMTIVYGGRRCRCGALGCLEAYVGAEGVLDRYREAGGLVGGDEEAAFVEVLASDKEPAATIVADTIGYLAAGFANLVNLVNPERIVLGGWAGLLLGEKHLDELRAEVGKHALRRPYAQVSIVLCELGRDAVALGAATLPVVRLLRDGGAVR, from the coding sequence ATGGAAGTACGCCGGACCACGGTGCGCGACATGCGCCGGTCCAACCGCTCGGTGATCCTCACCAGCATCTATCGCGAGGGCCCGCTGAGTCGCCAGGAGCTGACCGTCCGGACGTCGCTGAGTGCCGCGAGCGTCAGTAACCTGGTCGCGGAGCTGATCGCCGAGGGCGTGGTCGAGGAAGCCGGCTCGGTCGAGTCCGAGGGCGGCCGGCCGCGGGTGCTGTTGCGGGTGGCACCGACCTTCCGGTACGTCGTGGGCGCCGAGGTCGGGGAGACCCGGGTCCGGGTGGAGCTGTTCGACCTGGCGATGAACGTCCTCGCCCGGGCCGACCACCCGATCAGCTCGCCGACACCCGAGGAGGTCGTGAAGCACGTCCTGGAAGGGCTTTCGACCGTGATCGCGGCCTCCGGCGTACGGTCCGGGCAGATCCTCGGCCTCGGAGTCGCGGTCTCCGGCGTGGTCGAGGACAACGCAGTCGTCGACGCGCAGACGCTCGGCTGGGACGCCGTACCGCTGGGCCCGATGCTTGCCGAGGGCATCGGTATTCCGGTGCACGTGGACAACGGCGCGAACATGCTCGGCCAGGCGGAGATGTGGTTCGGCGCGGGCCGGGGCGCGACCGACGCGGTCGTCGCGCTGGTCGGCTCCGGCGTCGGATCCGCCTTGGTGGCCGGCGGATCCAGCTACCGCGGCACCCGCAGCAGTGCGGGCGAGTGGGGCCACATGACGATCGTCTACGGCGGCCGGCGATGCCGCTGCGGGGCGCTCGGCTGTCTCGAGGCGTACGTCGGCGCCGAGGGCGTGCTGGACCGCTATCGGGAGGCCGGCGGGCTGGTCGGGGGCGACGAGGAGGCTGCCTTCGTCGAGGTCCTGGCGTCGGACAAGGAGCCGGCGGCAACCATCGTCGCGGACACGATCGGCTACCTGGCCGCAGGATTCGCGAACCTGGTCAACCTCGTCAACCCCGAACGCATCGTGCTCGGCGGCTGGGCCGGTCTGCTCCTCGGTGAGAAGCACCTGGACGAGCTCCGCGCGGAGGTGGGCAAGCACGCCCTCCGGCGGCCGTACGCACAGGTGTCCATCGTGTTGTGCGAACTGGGTCGCGACGCCGTGGCTCTCGGCGCCGCGACCCTCCCCGTAGTACGCCTACTCCGCGATGGAGGCGCAGTCCGTTAG
- a CDS encoding glycoside hydrolase family 16 protein: protein MKRPRLLALVAIGAVAVGTALLQPAVSGHQQASAAQTATVWEDNFDGPAGQAPDPAKWRYDIGGNGWGNNEMEYYTNSTRNSALDGNGNLVITARQENGGYQCHYGPCQYTSARLLTAQTFTQTYGRFEARIKIPRGQGIWPAFWMLGGGNWPNDGEIDIMENIGKEPATVHGTIHGPGYSGAGGIGAAYNHPNGWSFADDFHTFAVDWAPDSITWYVDGVQYQRRTPADLNGNTWVFNHPFFMILNLAVGGYWPGYPDGTTQMPQTMTVDYVRVTTLGSSGGGGSQITGLAGKCLDVAGANAADGTTVQLYDCNGTNAQQWTRPGDGTIRALGKCLDVANAGVADGTRVQLATCNGNAAQQWVYSSGHDLVNPQANKCLDVTGNSSANATPTQIWTCSGAANQKWTV, encoded by the coding sequence ATGAAGCGTCCACGCTTGCTCGCGCTTGTCGCGATCGGTGCCGTCGCAGTCGGCACCGCCCTCCTCCAGCCGGCCGTCAGCGGCCATCAGCAGGCCTCCGCCGCACAGACGGCGACGGTCTGGGAGGACAACTTCGACGGCCCGGCCGGCCAGGCCCCCGATCCCGCCAAGTGGCGGTACGACATCGGCGGCAACGGCTGGGGCAACAACGAGATGGAGTACTACACCAACAGCACCCGCAACTCCGCTCTCGACGGCAACGGCAACCTGGTGATCACCGCCCGGCAGGAGAACGGCGGCTACCAGTGCCACTACGGCCCGTGCCAGTACACGTCGGCCCGGCTGCTCACCGCGCAGACCTTCACCCAGACGTACGGCCGGTTCGAGGCCCGGATCAAGATCCCCCGCGGACAAGGGATCTGGCCCGCGTTCTGGATGCTCGGCGGCGGCAACTGGCCGAACGACGGCGAGATCGACATCATGGAGAACATCGGCAAGGAGCCGGCCACCGTGCACGGCACCATCCACGGCCCGGGGTACTCCGGCGCCGGCGGCATCGGTGCCGCGTACAACCATCCGAACGGCTGGTCCTTCGCCGACGACTTCCACACGTTCGCGGTGGACTGGGCCCCGGACTCGATCACCTGGTACGTCGACGGCGTGCAGTACCAGCGCCGTACGCCGGCCGACCTGAACGGCAACACCTGGGTGTTCAACCACCCGTTCTTCATGATCCTGAACCTCGCCGTCGGCGGGTACTGGCCGGGCTACCCGGACGGGACCACGCAGATGCCGCAGACCATGACCGTCGACTACGTGCGCGTCACCACGCTCGGCAGCTCCGGCGGTGGCGGCTCGCAGATCACCGGCCTGGCCGGCAAGTGCCTGGACGTCGCCGGTGCGAACGCCGCCGACGGTACGACGGTGCAGCTGTACGACTGCAACGGCACCAACGCGCAGCAGTGGACCCGCCCTGGCGACGGCACGATCCGGGCCCTCGGCAAGTGTCTCGACGTGGCGAACGCCGGAGTCGCCGACGGGACCAGGGTCCAGCTGGCGACCTGCAACGGAAACGCTGCCCAGCAATGGGTTTACAGCTCCGGGCACGACCTGGTGAACCCACAGGCGAACAAGTGCCTCGATGTCACCGGCAACAGTTCCGCGAACGCCACCCCGACCCAGATCTGGACCTGCTCCGGCGCCGCCAACCAGAAGTGGACCGTCTAA
- a CDS encoding ricin-type beta-trefoil lectin domain protein encodes MKRFLPPAVAALCVAAAGLGFGTAAPAQAAGEQVNVWLTTTNDSGGRNVTRGLQQQTPVNFGPAGGSADQTITVNENTTYQSFEGGGASFADSSAWLLNSGGVISAATRDQVMKDLFDPVNGIGLSFVRNPMGASDLARFNYSYDDTCCDLNDFSIQHDLADVVPLTKQARQLNPALKVMGSPWSAPAWMKDNNDFVHRGWLKAEYYPMYAQYFVKYLQQNEAQGNHIDYISVQNEPTCCGTDSTGYASMNWNGSGLLEFTKNNLLPALHAAGLTTKVLLLDYNWGNYNDLGSVPLADAAVRNDPNFGGIAWHGYGGDVNLQTQIHDQYPSVNAYMTEHSGGTWIGNQQTEDMNNLIDYTRNWDKSWVKWGIALDENHLPYVGAGCNVCTGLVTVHRNDSLRGQVTKTVEYYTMGHLTKFVKPGALRIDSTANGSVKNVAWKNPDGSKALIAYNTTGSSQSVRVNWGSQSFVYTLPTQTSATFTWSGSQSAGSSGQITGLAGKCMDVAGASSADGTAVQLYDCNGSTAQQWQRPGDGTIRALGKCLDVNAGSVADGAKVQLYTCNGSGAQQWTYTSGRDLVNPQANKCLDVTGNVSTNSTPLQLWSCTGAANQKWTVS; translated from the coding sequence ATGAAACGCTTCCTGCCGCCCGCGGTCGCCGCGCTCTGCGTGGCCGCCGCCGGCCTCGGCTTCGGAACCGCTGCACCGGCCCAGGCCGCCGGTGAGCAGGTCAACGTCTGGCTGACCACCACCAACGACTCCGGCGGCCGCAACGTGACCCGGGGGCTGCAGCAGCAGACCCCGGTGAACTTCGGCCCGGCCGGCGGCTCCGCGGACCAGACCATCACGGTCAACGAGAACACGACGTACCAGTCCTTCGAGGGCGGCGGCGCGTCGTTCGCCGACAGCTCCGCCTGGCTGCTGAACAGCGGCGGCGTGATCTCGGCGGCCACCCGCGACCAGGTGATGAAGGACCTGTTCGACCCGGTGAACGGGATCGGTCTGTCCTTCGTCCGGAATCCGATGGGCGCGTCCGACCTGGCCCGGTTCAACTACTCGTACGACGACACCTGCTGCGACCTGAACGACTTCAGCATCCAGCACGACCTGGCGGACGTCGTACCGCTGACCAAGCAGGCACGGCAGCTCAACCCCGCGTTGAAGGTGATGGGTTCGCCGTGGAGCGCGCCGGCCTGGATGAAGGACAACAACGACTTCGTCCACCGCGGCTGGCTGAAGGCCGAGTACTACCCGATGTACGCGCAGTACTTCGTCAAGTACCTGCAGCAGAACGAGGCCCAGGGCAACCACATCGACTACATCTCGGTGCAGAACGAGCCGACCTGCTGCGGTACGGACAGCACGGGGTACGCCTCGATGAACTGGAACGGGTCCGGGCTGCTCGAGTTCACCAAGAACAACCTGCTGCCCGCGTTGCACGCCGCCGGACTCACCACCAAGGTCCTGCTCCTCGACTACAACTGGGGCAACTACAACGACCTCGGCTCGGTCCCGCTGGCGGACGCCGCGGTACGGAACGACCCGAACTTCGGCGGGATCGCCTGGCACGGGTACGGCGGTGACGTGAACCTGCAGACCCAGATCCACGACCAGTACCCGTCGGTGAACGCGTACATGACCGAGCACTCCGGCGGTACCTGGATCGGGAACCAGCAGACCGAGGACATGAACAACCTGATCGACTACACCCGCAACTGGGACAAGTCGTGGGTCAAGTGGGGCATCGCTCTCGACGAGAACCACCTCCCGTACGTCGGTGCCGGGTGCAACGTCTGTACCGGACTCGTCACCGTGCACCGGAACGACAGCCTGCGCGGCCAGGTCACCAAGACCGTCGAGTACTACACGATGGGCCACCTGACGAAGTTCGTGAAGCCGGGGGCGTTGCGGATCGACTCCACCGCCAACGGCTCGGTGAAGAACGTGGCGTGGAAGAACCCGGACGGTTCGAAGGCCCTGATCGCGTACAACACCACGGGCAGCTCGCAGTCGGTCCGGGTGAACTGGGGCTCGCAGTCGTTCGTCTACACGCTGCCTACGCAGACGTCCGCGACGTTCACCTGGTCCGGCTCGCAGAGCGCTGGTAGCTCCGGGCAGATCACGGGGCTCGCCGGCAAGTGCATGGACGTCGCTGGTGCGAGCAGTGCCGACGGTACGGCGGTCCAGCTGTACGACTGCAACGGTTCGACGGCGCAGCAATGGCAGCGTCCTGGCGACGGGACCATCCGTGCACTCGGCAAGTGCCTCGACGTCAACGCGGGCTCAGTTGCCGACGGAGCGAAGGTGCAGCTTTACACGTGCAACGGCAGCGGCGCCCAGCAATGGACCTATACGAGCGGGAGAGATCTAGTGAATCCACAGGCGAACAAGTGCCTCGACGTCACGGGTAACGTCTCAACCAACAGCACCCCGCTCCAGCTGTGGAGCTGCACTGGTGCGGCCAACCAGAAGTGGACCGTGTCGTGA
- a CDS encoding ricin-type beta-trefoil lectin domain protein, with the protein MTGLAGKCLDVAAAGTGTADGTAVQLYDCNGTGAQQWSRSSDGTLRALGKCLDVSGGSVANGARVQLWTCNGSAAQQWTYTSGRDLVNPQANKCLDVTGNNPANSTPVQLWSCTGAANQKWNVPASDGPPPAGGAPMAAAPYLYEGWGDPPDPATVMNATGVKWFTMAFILSNGYCNPQWDGGRPLTGGVDQQAISTIRANGGDVVVSFGGWSGNKLGQSCGTAGELAAAYQKVIDALSLKAIDIDIEDQEMAQPAVRQKVIDALKIVEQNNAGITTYLTFGTTQSGPDGDGQDLIHRGAAFGLNLDGWVIMPFDFGGGSTNMGTLTQQAADGLKNAVKSAYGLTDDAAYRRIGISSINGLTDQAGERVNLSDFESNLAYAAQHHLARFTYWSTNRDRPCTGGSADSCSGIAQNPWDFSKVIGRYAG; encoded by the coding sequence GTGACAGGTCTGGCTGGCAAGTGCTTGGACGTGGCTGCGGCTGGGACTGGGACTGCTGACGGTACGGCGGTTCAGCTGTACGACTGCAACGGGACAGGTGCGCAGCAGTGGTCGCGGTCGAGTGACGGGACGCTGCGGGCGCTCGGGAAGTGCCTGGACGTTTCTGGTGGCTCCGTCGCTAACGGTGCCCGGGTGCAGCTGTGGACGTGTAACGGGTCCGCAGCGCAGCAGTGGACGTACACGTCGGGCCGTGACCTGGTGAACCCGCAGGCGAACAAGTGCCTCGATGTCACGGGCAACAACCCCGCGAACAGTACGCCGGTGCAGCTGTGGAGCTGTACCGGTGCGGCGAACCAGAAGTGGAACGTGCCGGCGTCGGACGGACCTCCGCCCGCGGGTGGTGCGCCGATGGCGGCAGCGCCGTACCTGTATGAAGGCTGGGGTGATCCGCCGGACCCGGCGACGGTGATGAACGCGACCGGGGTGAAGTGGTTCACGATGGCGTTCATCCTGTCCAACGGCTACTGCAACCCGCAGTGGGACGGCGGACGGCCGCTGACCGGCGGGGTCGACCAGCAGGCGATCAGCACGATCCGCGCGAACGGCGGCGACGTGGTGGTGTCGTTCGGCGGGTGGTCCGGGAACAAGCTGGGCCAGAGCTGCGGTACGGCGGGTGAGCTGGCGGCGGCGTACCAGAAGGTGATCGACGCGTTGTCGCTGAAGGCGATCGACATCGACATCGAGGACCAGGAGATGGCGCAGCCGGCTGTCCGGCAGAAGGTCATCGACGCGCTGAAGATCGTCGAGCAGAACAACGCCGGGATCACGACGTACCTGACCTTCGGCACGACGCAGTCCGGGCCGGACGGCGACGGGCAGGACCTGATCCACCGCGGCGCGGCGTTCGGGCTGAACCTGGACGGCTGGGTGATCATGCCGTTCGACTTCGGCGGCGGGTCGACGAACATGGGGACGCTGACGCAGCAGGCGGCGGACGGGCTGAAGAACGCGGTCAAGTCGGCGTACGGGCTGACCGACGACGCGGCGTACCGCAGGATCGGCATCTCCTCCATCAACGGCCTGACCGACCAGGCGGGAGAACGCGTCAACCTGTCCGACTTCGAGTCCAACCTCGCCTACGCCGCCCAGCACCACCTGGCCCGCTTCACCTACTGGTCCACCAACCGCGACCGCCCCTGCACCGGCGGCAGCGCCGACAGTTGCTCCGGCATCGCCCAGAATCCGTGGGACTTCTCGAAGGTGATCGGGCGGTACGCCGGGTAG
- a CDS encoding MerR family transcriptional regulator encodes MTATVTVGEFSRLTHLSVKTLHHYHEIGLLAPVSVDTSSGYRRYGTGQVETALLIRRLRELRMPLPDVRSVVEAGDGAAREETLRTHLERMEQELAHTRDVVTSLRELLTPGRPLLDVQYRFIPPFRAYGVRGQVLRDGIGPWCEFAYGRLGQVAGHISGTSGATYSDEFFTEDEGEVVAFHPVPLDQPAADGVELVDLPGGYFAIAVHAGHMTDFDRTYGALGSHVAEYCEVAPGPIRELYPIGPGDVPDPADYRTEVCWPIQRIPVLKG; translated from the coding sequence ATGACGGCGACGGTGACGGTGGGGGAGTTTTCGCGACTTACCCACCTGAGTGTGAAGACCCTGCACCACTACCACGAGATCGGCCTGCTCGCGCCGGTGTCGGTGGATACTTCGTCCGGGTATCGGCGGTACGGGACCGGACAGGTGGAGACCGCCCTGCTGATCCGCCGGCTGCGCGAGTTACGGATGCCCTTGCCGGACGTGCGGTCCGTCGTCGAGGCGGGTGACGGTGCTGCCCGCGAGGAGACGCTCCGCACGCACCTCGAGCGGATGGAGCAGGAGCTCGCGCACACCCGCGACGTCGTCACTTCACTCCGCGAACTGCTCACCCCGGGCCGCCCGCTGCTCGACGTGCAGTACCGCTTCATCCCGCCGTTCCGTGCGTACGGCGTCCGCGGTCAGGTGCTGCGCGACGGGATCGGGCCGTGGTGCGAGTTCGCGTACGGCCGCCTGGGCCAGGTGGCCGGCCACATCAGCGGCACCTCCGGCGCGACGTACAGCGACGAGTTCTTCACCGAGGACGAGGGCGAGGTGGTCGCGTTCCATCCGGTCCCGCTCGACCAGCCGGCGGCCGACGGCGTCGAGCTCGTCGACCTGCCCGGCGGGTACTTCGCGATCGCCGTGCACGCGGGCCACATGACCGACTTCGACCGGACGTACGGCGCCCTCGGCAGTCACGTCGCGGAGTACTGCGAGGTCGCGCCCGGCCCGATCCGTGAGCTGTATCCCATCGGCCCCGGGGACGTCCCCGACCCGGCCGACTACCGAACCGAGGTCTGCTGGCCGATCCAGCGGATCCCTGTCCTGAAAGGCTGA
- a CDS encoding VOC family protein, whose product MSITLENIAVDCANAKALATFWAAVLSSEVEAEANEFFATIKATAGPTLMFLQVPEPRTGKNRLHLDLATADWSAEVDRLVDLGAKRLDEHTEYGTHWITLADPEGNVFDLAEHH is encoded by the coding sequence ATGTCGATCACCCTCGAGAACATCGCCGTCGACTGCGCGAACGCGAAGGCGCTGGCAACCTTCTGGGCCGCCGTACTGTCGTCCGAAGTGGAGGCCGAGGCCAACGAGTTCTTTGCGACCATCAAGGCGACGGCCGGACCGACGCTGATGTTCCTGCAAGTCCCCGAGCCGCGCACCGGCAAGAACCGCCTGCACCTCGACCTCGCCACCGCCGACTGGTCCGCCGAGGTCGACCGCCTCGTCGACCTCGGTGCCAAACGCCTCGACGAGCACACCGAGTACGGCACCCACTGGATCACCCTCGCCGACCCGGAGGGCAACGTCTTCGACCTGGCCGAGCACCACTGA
- a CDS encoding 6-phosphogluconolactonase, translated as MTVEHAVRVSGFPDRRELGRAAAAEAAVRLRKAIAETGHARVMLAAAPSQTATLTALADERDLDWSKVVCFHMDEYVGLSPDAPQSFRNWLRRTFLEKVPQATFHPLNPDADSYVMGEEPFDLVLFGLGVNGHLAFNDPPADFDDPHAVKRVTLDETSRRQQVDEGNFPTLADVPTHAVTVTIPRLLNAHTLIGSVPGAVKRQAVHDTLTQPIGPDHPGTALRTHPDVHLFLDAESNPPG; from the coding sequence ATGACTGTCGAGCATGCGGTGCGGGTCAGCGGCTTCCCGGACCGCCGGGAGCTCGGGCGGGCCGCTGCCGCCGAGGCCGCCGTACGACTCCGGAAGGCGATCGCGGAGACGGGCCATGCACGCGTGATGCTCGCGGCCGCGCCGAGTCAGACCGCGACTCTGACGGCCCTCGCCGACGAGCGGGACCTCGACTGGAGCAAGGTCGTCTGTTTCCACATGGACGAGTACGTCGGCCTGAGCCCGGACGCGCCGCAGTCGTTCCGGAACTGGCTGCGCCGGACCTTCCTCGAAAAGGTGCCACAGGCAACCTTTCACCCACTGAATCCGGACGCCGACAGCTACGTCATGGGCGAGGAACCGTTCGACCTGGTGCTGTTCGGGCTCGGCGTGAACGGCCATCTCGCCTTCAACGATCCGCCCGCGGACTTCGACGACCCGCACGCGGTCAAGCGCGTCACACTGGACGAGACGAGCCGCCGGCAGCAGGTCGACGAGGGCAACTTCCCGACGCTGGCCGACGTACCGACGCACGCGGTCACGGTCACGATTCCCCGCCTGCTGAACGCCCACACCCTGATCGGCTCCGTTCCCGGCGCGGTCAAACGCCAGGCGGTGCACGACACCCTCACCCAGCCGATCGGCCCCGACCACCCCGGCACGGCGCTCCGCACCCACCCCGACGTACACCTGTTCCTCGACGCCGAGTCCAACCCACCAGGCTGA
- a CDS encoding NADPH-dependent FMN reductase encodes MPSVAFESQGGPEAGSPVWPQAVVTVVGNPRAGSRTAAAAASVAELLASELGTPYRIDELIDLVTFAPAIFQGEHADADAQAALESAVDQVSAASVIVVATPVYKGSYTGLLKSFLDVLRPSALAGAVVIPVTVSAAPSHKLLADQHLRPVLAELGASVPVPGVILEERDLEDLQVVLSTWIRTNAVIIQATTIALQPVPEPTPAR; translated from the coding sequence ATGCCGTCAGTCGCGTTCGAGTCGCAGGGTGGGCCCGAGGCCGGGTCACCGGTGTGGCCGCAGGCCGTGGTCACGGTGGTGGGTAATCCGCGCGCCGGTTCGCGGACGGCGGCCGCCGCGGCGTCGGTCGCGGAGTTGCTCGCCTCCGAGCTCGGTACGCCGTACCGGATCGACGAGCTGATCGACCTGGTGACGTTCGCGCCGGCGATCTTCCAGGGCGAGCACGCGGACGCCGACGCGCAGGCCGCGCTGGAGAGCGCGGTCGACCAGGTGTCCGCCGCGTCCGTGATCGTGGTCGCGACCCCGGTCTACAAAGGCAGCTACACCGGCCTGCTGAAGAGTTTCCTCGACGTACTGCGGCCCTCGGCGCTGGCCGGTGCGGTGGTGATCCCGGTGACGGTGTCCGCCGCCCCGAGCCACAAGCTCCTCGCCGACCAGCACCTGCGCCCGGTCCTGGCCGAGCTGGGCGCGAGCGTCCCGGTGCCCGGCGTGATCCTCGAGGAGCGCGACCTGGAGGACCTGCAGGTCGTCCTCTCCACCTGGATCCGGACGAACGCCGTCATCATCCAGGCCACGACGATCGCTCTCCAGCCGGTCCCCGAACCCACACCAGCGCGCTAG